A window of Marinobacter salarius contains these coding sequences:
- a CDS encoding flavin-containing monooxygenase, producing the protein MTETQITPTQRVQQWLDGFSEILQSSDPGRAAELFEANGFWRDLVAITWNIKTLEGRDHIRDMLEQTSKHVLPSNWKVAEDATEQDGVTEAWITFETRDALGKGHIRLRDGGAWTLLTTMQELKEFPEKKNFLRPKGAQHGATKSRKTWLEAKQDEEQELGYSRQPYCVIIGGGQGGIGLAARLRQLDVPTIVIERNPNPGDSWRNRYKSLCLHDPVWYDHMPYLPFPDHWPVFAPKDKIGDWLEMYTKIMELNYWSSTECTGARYDEAGQEWVVEVVRDGEKVTLRPKQLVLATGMSGIPNIPDIPGMDSFEGEQHHSSKHPGGAAYKGKKCVVLGGNNSAHDICAALWENDADVTMVQRSSTHIIKSDTLMELVLGPLYSEEAVQNGMTTEKADLTFASVPFKIMPDMHIPVYEQVAEQDADFYSRLKRAGFLLDFGDDGSGLFMKYLRRGSGYYIDVGASELVAQGEIKLKSGVGIERINPRSVTLTDGTELPADLIVYATGFGSMNGWAARIISQEVADKVGKCWGMGSDTTKDPGPWEGELRNMWKPTQQEALWFHGGNLHQSRHYSLYLALQLKARKESIDTPVYGMENVHHLS; encoded by the coding sequence ATGACCGAAACCCAAATCACCCCCACCCAACGAGTTCAGCAGTGGCTTGACGGGTTCAGCGAGATACTGCAGTCGAGCGATCCTGGAAGGGCGGCGGAACTGTTTGAAGCAAACGGCTTCTGGAGAGATCTTGTTGCAATAACCTGGAACATAAAAACCCTGGAGGGCCGGGACCATATCCGCGACATGCTGGAACAGACCTCGAAACATGTCCTCCCCAGCAATTGGAAGGTTGCCGAAGACGCGACAGAACAGGACGGCGTGACCGAAGCCTGGATTACCTTCGAAACCAGGGATGCTCTGGGTAAAGGGCACATCCGGCTTCGCGATGGCGGTGCCTGGACCCTGCTGACCACCATGCAGGAATTAAAGGAGTTTCCCGAGAAGAAAAACTTTCTTCGACCCAAAGGCGCTCAGCATGGAGCGACCAAGTCACGGAAAACCTGGCTTGAGGCAAAGCAGGACGAAGAACAGGAACTGGGATACAGCCGCCAGCCCTACTGCGTGATCATCGGCGGTGGACAAGGGGGCATTGGCCTGGCCGCCCGTCTGCGGCAACTGGACGTGCCAACGATTGTGATCGAGCGAAACCCGAATCCAGGCGATTCCTGGCGCAACCGCTACAAGTCTCTTTGCCTGCATGACCCGGTCTGGTACGACCACATGCCTTACCTGCCGTTCCCGGACCACTGGCCCGTTTTCGCGCCGAAAGACAAAATCGGCGACTGGCTCGAAATGTACACCAAGATCATGGAGCTCAACTACTGGAGCTCAACAGAGTGCACGGGGGCGCGCTACGATGAGGCCGGTCAGGAATGGGTCGTGGAGGTGGTTCGGGACGGCGAGAAAGTCACCCTTCGCCCCAAGCAGCTCGTGCTGGCTACCGGCATGTCGGGCATCCCCAACATACCCGATATTCCCGGAATGGACAGTTTTGAAGGCGAGCAACACCACTCCAGCAAACACCCCGGTGGCGCTGCCTATAAAGGCAAGAAGTGCGTAGTCCTGGGCGGAAATAACTCCGCACACGATATCTGCGCTGCGTTATGGGAGAACGACGCCGACGTCACCATGGTTCAGCGTTCATCAACCCACATCATCAAGTCCGACACTCTGATGGAGCTGGTGCTAGGCCCACTCTACTCCGAAGAGGCGGTACAGAACGGCATGACCACAGAAAAGGCCGATCTCACATTTGCGTCGGTGCCCTTCAAAATCATGCCCGATATGCACATCCCGGTTTACGAGCAGGTCGCCGAACAGGATGCGGACTTCTACAGTCGGCTGAAGCGAGCAGGGTTCCTGCTGGACTTTGGCGATGATGGCTCAGGGCTGTTCATGAAATACCTGCGCCGTGGCTCAGGCTATTACATCGATGTCGGTGCATCCGAACTTGTCGCCCAGGGCGAAATCAAGCTTAAAAGCGGGGTCGGTATTGAACGCATCAACCCCCGATCTGTCACCCTGACGGATGGCACCGAACTGCCGGCCGATCTGATTGTTTACGCCACCGGCTTCGGCTCCATGAATGGCTGGGCGGCACGAATAATATCCCAGGAGGTCGCCGATAAAGTTGGAAAGTGCTGGGGTATGGGATCAGATACCACCAAAGACCCTGGCCCCTGGGAAGGTGAGCTGCGCAATATGTGGAAGCCAACGCAACAGGAAGCCCTCTGGTTCCACGGGGGCAACCTGCACCAGTCACGCCACTACTCGCTGTATCTCGCACTTCAACTGAAAGCCCGAAAAGAGAGCATCGACACGCCAGTGTACGGTATGGAAAACGTTCATCACCTTTCCTGA
- a CDS encoding NnrU family protein, with the protein MATLIVGLVLFLGVHSLSIVNEPLRNRLHNSLGEGAFKGLYSLAALVGLVLIVWGYGNARLDPTVIYTSPGWLRHLAMLLLIPVFPLLLATYFPGKIKAKLGHPMLVAVKLWALAHLLANGMLHDLLLFGSFLAWAVVDRISLKRRTQRPIATLPASKANDAIAVVGGLAVYVVLVIWAHQWLIGVAPV; encoded by the coding sequence ATGGCAACACTGATCGTTGGTCTGGTTTTATTTCTTGGCGTGCACTCTCTGTCCATCGTCAACGAACCGCTGCGCAATCGCCTGCATAACTCCCTTGGCGAAGGGGCGTTCAAGGGGCTTTACTCGCTGGCCGCATTGGTCGGTCTGGTTCTGATCGTTTGGGGGTATGGCAACGCCCGCCTCGACCCGACCGTCATCTACACATCTCCAGGCTGGCTCCGGCACCTGGCCATGCTCCTTCTGATTCCGGTCTTTCCCCTACTGCTGGCCACCTATTTTCCGGGCAAGATCAAGGCAAAACTTGGGCACCCAATGCTCGTCGCGGTCAAGCTCTGGGCTTTGGCTCACTTACTCGCGAACGGGATGCTGCACGACCTGTTGCTGTTCGGCTCTTTCCTGGCCTGGGCCGTGGTGGATCGGATCTCCTTGAAACGCAGAACCCAGCGGCCGATTGCGACCCTGCCGGCCAGCAAAGCGAACGATGCCATAGCGGTTGTTGGCGGTCTTGCAGTTTATGTGGTGCTGGTAATATGGGCTCACCAATGGCTCATTGGGGTGGCGCCGGTGTAA
- a CDS encoding BCCT family transporter, with translation MEALAKKLGLRTNPTIFFTSAGIMILFLVVLLIAPGPIGEAFGAGREWIVTNLGWFFIFGVTSWVAFLLWVALSRFGAIRLGGNDAKPAYSNISWFTMLFAGGIGTVLMFWGVAEPISHFSSPPRPNVEPYSVEAADDAMSFAIYHLGLHTWAIFTMPGLAFAYFIYRYDLPMRFSSVFYPLIGDRIYGPLGKTLDVFAILGTLFGVAVSIGLGTQQINAGLTELFGIPDAVITKVLIIAILTAVAVGSIVAGLDSGVKRLSNINIGMAVGLMVFVLFTGSTVFLLRAVVETFGLYISNLLPMAFWNDTLASYTGDDGGWGWQGSWTVFYWAWTVTWSPFIGIFVARISRGRTIREFVLGVLFAPSIFTLIWFAIFGWSAMQIDGIGPEAREALGEQAGVLSQAVGESVPLAMFAFFENFPGATLIQGLAVVIVAIFFATSSDSASLVVDMLCTGSPDPGPWHQRVFWGVSEGMLAAMLIVLAGDAGLTALQEVITVVGLPMFILVFAMMFALFRGLAQEKLSEVRVGSPPRPEQL, from the coding sequence ATGGAAGCTCTCGCAAAAAAGTTGGGTCTCAGGACCAACCCGACCATCTTTTTCACGTCCGCTGGGATCATGATCCTGTTTCTGGTCGTGCTCCTGATTGCGCCCGGCCCAATCGGAGAGGCCTTCGGAGCGGGGCGTGAATGGATTGTTACCAACCTGGGTTGGTTTTTCATTTTCGGGGTGACGAGTTGGGTAGCGTTCCTCTTGTGGGTTGCGCTCAGCCGATTCGGCGCCATCCGGCTGGGCGGCAACGACGCGAAACCGGCCTACAGTAATATTTCCTGGTTCACCATGCTGTTTGCCGGCGGCATCGGTACCGTGCTGATGTTCTGGGGCGTGGCCGAGCCCATCTCGCACTTTTCTTCCCCGCCGAGGCCGAATGTCGAGCCCTATTCGGTCGAAGCCGCCGACGATGCCATGAGCTTCGCTATCTACCACCTGGGGCTGCACACCTGGGCGATCTTCACCATGCCGGGGCTTGCCTTTGCGTATTTTATCTATCGTTACGACCTGCCGATGCGCTTCAGTTCGGTGTTCTATCCGTTGATCGGCGACCGCATATACGGGCCTCTCGGCAAGACTCTCGATGTGTTTGCGATCCTCGGCACGCTGTTCGGTGTGGCGGTGTCAATCGGGCTGGGCACGCAGCAGATCAACGCCGGGCTGACTGAGTTGTTTGGCATTCCGGATGCGGTAATCACCAAGGTGCTGATCATTGCCATCCTGACGGCCGTCGCTGTGGGGTCGATCGTCGCCGGGCTGGACTCGGGTGTGAAGCGGTTGTCCAACATCAATATCGGTATGGCCGTTGGCCTGATGGTATTCGTGCTCTTCACCGGTTCGACGGTTTTCCTTCTGCGAGCCGTGGTTGAGACGTTTGGCCTCTACATATCGAACCTGCTGCCCATGGCCTTCTGGAACGACACACTTGCAAGCTATACCGGCGACGATGGCGGCTGGGGATGGCAGGGCAGCTGGACGGTATTCTACTGGGCCTGGACGGTGACCTGGTCGCCCTTTATCGGCATCTTCGTGGCGCGGATTTCACGGGGGCGGACCATCCGTGAATTCGTGCTCGGGGTCCTGTTCGCGCCATCAATCTTCACCCTGATCTGGTTCGCCATTTTCGGCTGGTCAGCAATGCAGATCGATGGCATTGGGCCGGAGGCCAGGGAGGCGCTGGGCGAACAGGCGGGGGTGTTGTCACAAGCCGTAGGGGAGAGTGTTCCCCTGGCCATGTTCGCGTTCTTCGAAAACTTTCCGGGGGCTACGTTGATCCAGGGCCTGGCGGTTGTGATTGTCGCCATCTTCTTCGCGACCTCATCGGACTCCGCTTCCCTGGTGGTCGATATGTTATGCACGGGCTCGCCGGACCCGGGCCCCTGGCATCAACGCGTTTTCTGGGGTGTGTCTGAAGGCATGCTGGCAGCGATGCTGATCGTACTTGCCGGTGACGCCGGGCTGACCGCGTTGCAGGAAGTGATCACCGTGGTTGGCCTGCCGATGTTCATCCTCGTATTCGCCATGATGTTTGCCCTGTTCCGCGGCCTGGCCCAGGAGAAACTCAGCGAAGTGAGGGTGGGCAGTCCACCGCGGCCAGAGCAGTTGTGA
- a CDS encoding BamA/TamA family outer membrane protein, giving the protein MGAEAIADYRQDRDFASVDVGWRLAERNGSQLRLLAGFRYDARAFERLPDETNLDLLPDDRTLSYPWVGFDYRENRFREMTNLTRLQRVEDVRDGFVWRTELGYSSPGLGATEDRAVLNMDFRDALLATDTNYASYGFSQSGTWRFDQHRFENLIGTLSLEYFHGGAVDWNSWYTNLSFTAAHNLTVDQQLLIGGDNGLRGYPSNYQQGNRRALWTLERRYFPDWHPFELFRMGGVIFTDVGRAWFDDGRNNGPDDGVLTDVGFGLRLASSRIEVQRMLHLDFAFPLAGGDSVDQVQVLLRGRSRF; this is encoded by the coding sequence GTGGGGGCGGAGGCAATTGCGGACTATCGGCAGGACCGCGATTTTGCCAGTGTTGATGTCGGCTGGCGACTGGCAGAACGCAATGGCAGCCAGTTAAGGCTGCTTGCCGGTTTTCGCTACGATGCTCGGGCGTTTGAGCGCTTACCGGATGAAACCAATCTGGACCTTCTGCCCGATGATCGGACACTGAGCTACCCATGGGTCGGGTTTGACTACCGTGAGAACCGCTTCCGGGAAATGACAAACCTGACTCGTCTGCAACGGGTCGAGGACGTGCGGGACGGCTTTGTGTGGCGTACCGAGCTGGGGTACTCCTCGCCGGGACTTGGAGCGACGGAAGACCGCGCCGTACTGAATATGGACTTCCGGGATGCTTTGCTGGCCACTGACACCAACTACGCCAGCTACGGGTTCAGTCAGAGCGGCACCTGGCGATTTGACCAGCACCGTTTCGAGAACCTTATCGGAACCCTGAGCCTGGAGTACTTTCATGGCGGGGCAGTGGATTGGAACAGTTGGTACACCAACCTGTCGTTCACGGCAGCGCACAATTTGACCGTGGATCAACAGCTTCTTATTGGCGGTGACAATGGCCTTCGTGGTTATCCGAGCAACTACCAGCAGGGCAACAGAAGAGCGCTGTGGACACTGGAGCGCCGTTACTTCCCGGACTGGCACCCTTTCGAGCTGTTTCGCATGGGGGGTGTGATTTTCACCGATGTAGGCAGAGCCTGGTTTGATGATGGTCGCAATAACGGACCCGATGACGGCGTACTGACAGATGTGGGTTTTGGCCTCAGGTTGGCTTCAAGCCGGATAGAAGTACAGCGAATGCTGCACCTGGACTTTGCCTTCCCGCTGGCGGGAGGCGACAGCGTTGACCAGGTGCAGGTGCTATTGCGGGGGCGGTCGCGGTTCTAG
- a CDS encoding DUF72 domain-containing protein, with protein sequence MAQPYFLGCPQWQHPDWNDRLPPGQSPLARYSSALNCVEGNTTFYATPSQEQCRQWRSQVPDDFRFLLKFPRLITHDRLLSGAGREVSDFLEIIAPLNDVLGPILLQLPASFGPERLENLWRFMDALPPTLICTVEVRHSAFFDKGEAEKALNRGLRERRIARVCMDSRALFAATPDNEETRDAQRKKPRVPVHLLPVDAAPVIRFVGHPDLEANRPFLAPWVERAAAWIEEGKRPYIFMHMPNKGDALSLAALWNELLKKRVPTVDALCLDATQPQMGLF encoded by the coding sequence ATGGCACAACCCTATTTCCTTGGCTGCCCGCAGTGGCAACATCCCGACTGGAACGACCGACTCCCTCCCGGTCAGAGCCCGCTGGCGCGTTACAGCAGTGCCCTCAACTGCGTGGAGGGCAACACCACTTTTTACGCCACGCCCAGCCAGGAACAGTGCCGACAGTGGCGGTCACAGGTGCCCGATGACTTTCGTTTCCTGTTGAAGTTTCCACGCCTGATCACCCATGACCGTCTACTGAGTGGCGCTGGCCGCGAAGTATCTGACTTTCTTGAGATAATTGCGCCACTCAACGATGTGCTTGGCCCCATCCTTCTGCAACTTCCCGCCAGTTTCGGGCCAGAGCGTCTGGAAAACCTCTGGCGATTTATGGATGCCCTGCCCCCGACCCTGATCTGCACCGTTGAGGTTCGCCACAGTGCGTTCTTTGACAAGGGGGAGGCCGAGAAAGCCCTGAATCGTGGCTTGAGAGAACGCCGCATTGCACGGGTGTGCATGGACAGCCGGGCACTCTTTGCCGCGACCCCGGATAACGAGGAAACACGCGATGCACAGCGCAAAAAGCCGCGAGTACCAGTGCATCTGCTCCCTGTGGATGCAGCGCCGGTGATCCGCTTTGTCGGCCATCCCGACCTGGAGGCCAACCGTCCGTTTCTCGCACCCTGGGTTGAGCGCGCAGCTGCGTGGATCGAGGAAGGGAAACGTCCCTATATTTTCATGCACATGCCGAACAAGGGCGATGCCCTTTCCCTGGCGGCGCTCTGGAATGAGTTGCTGAAAAAACGTGTGCCTACAGTGGACGCGTTGTGCCTTGACGCCACCCAGCCACAGATGGGGCTGTTCTGA
- a CDS encoding cysteine hydrolase family protein has product MTSASTTLRELNGLSLAPSSLSESALIMIDYQNTYLEGVMKLEGADKAMEEGRKLLELARGEGIPVFHIRHDAGPGSPYDVSARIGAIADAVAPKDGEPVITKNFPNSFVQTDLDEQLKAKGIKNLILAGFMTHMCINSTAHGGFNLGYAPTVVASATATRSLKAANGKVLSAQEVHDGALASTRDLYAAVVDKITDLPA; this is encoded by the coding sequence ATGACCTCAGCATCAACAACGCTCAGAGAGCTGAACGGCCTTAGCCTGGCCCCATCAAGTCTTTCCGAATCTGCTCTGATCATGATCGACTACCAGAATACCTACCTTGAAGGCGTCATGAAGCTTGAGGGGGCTGACAAAGCCATGGAAGAGGGCCGGAAACTTCTGGAACTGGCCCGCGGCGAAGGTATCCCGGTGTTTCATATTCGCCACGATGCTGGCCCAGGCTCACCCTATGACGTTAGTGCTCGCATTGGCGCCATTGCTGACGCGGTTGCGCCGAAAGACGGCGAGCCGGTTATTACCAAAAACTTTCCAAATTCGTTTGTGCAAACCGATCTGGATGAACAGCTCAAAGCTAAGGGTATTAAAAACCTCATCCTTGCAGGGTTTATGACGCACATGTGCATCAACTCAACCGCCCATGGTGGGTTCAACCTGGGGTATGCACCTACCGTGGTCGCCAGTGCAACGGCCACCCGCTCCCTGAAGGCGGCAAATGGCAAGGTACTGTCCGCGCAGGAAGTGCATGACGGCGCATTGGCTTCAACGAGGGATCTTTACGCCGCAGTTGTGGACAAGATAACGGATTTACCTGCTTGA
- a CDS encoding sigma-54-dependent Fis family transcriptional regulator has protein sequence MTMQQAQRRHIDTILSYTDEGVCAALSPESELIGRSWKRCIDEYGLDPSQPRRARIVTHQTLREHQDSVDEFLNVARAGVEQLYMNIAKLGYVLLLTDHRGITVQFLGDRRSDQRLRKAGLYLGADWSEKYAGTCAVGTCIEEGQALTCHRVDHFDATHISLTCTSAPILDPLGNLLAVLDISALDSPDPHSSQTFALHLTQLYARMIEDAYFLRRYRNQAVFRCDASREFVQVNGQYLFAIDEDGCVEAANTAGRSLMWSHGNGSDTKLTSLFECELRDIWSIPYDQDDQVRAFRHCISGNTFFAALIQPRIKSTASASSDALPTDESVPELDALAADDPVMRRTLGLAKRLRNRDVGLLVLGETGTGKEVLARAIHQSSHRSRRAFVAVNCAAIPESLIESELFGYVAGAFTGARARGMRGMIQQADGGTLFLDEIGDMPLQLQTRLLRVLAEGEILPVGADSPVKVNCRVIAATHQDLGQLIEHGAFRADLYYRLNGATLRLPSLGERADRQHVINRVLTHLIDQGQLPDVRIRADAMSALLAYDWPGNIRQLVNALAFAEATCDDGQITANDLPDECLRDPAIAATSVERDVDPDESDPLLAALKKYRWNVSEVARRYGVSRPTIYRWMQQQAIEAPRFQSKI, from the coding sequence ATGACGATGCAACAGGCACAGCGGCGCCACATAGATACGATTCTAAGTTATACGGATGAAGGCGTGTGTGCGGCTTTATCTCCGGAGTCCGAACTGATTGGTCGCTCATGGAAGCGATGTATTGACGAGTACGGACTGGACCCGAGCCAGCCGCGTCGTGCCCGGATCGTGACTCATCAAACCCTGAGGGAGCATCAGGACTCGGTCGATGAATTTCTCAACGTGGCTCGGGCCGGCGTTGAGCAACTGTATATGAATATCGCAAAGCTGGGTTATGTGCTGTTGTTGACGGATCACCGGGGCATTACCGTGCAGTTTCTGGGGGATCGGCGTTCTGACCAACGTTTGCGTAAAGCCGGTTTGTACCTGGGGGCCGATTGGAGTGAGAAGTACGCGGGCACCTGTGCTGTGGGTACGTGTATTGAAGAGGGGCAGGCCCTGACATGTCACCGGGTCGACCATTTCGATGCAACCCATATAAGCTTGACCTGCACCTCGGCGCCCATTCTTGATCCGCTGGGCAACCTGCTTGCGGTACTCGATATTTCGGCTCTGGATTCGCCTGATCCACACAGCAGCCAGACGTTTGCACTGCACCTTACCCAGCTCTACGCCCGCATGATTGAGGACGCCTATTTCCTCCGCCGTTATCGCAATCAGGCGGTCTTCCGGTGTGATGCCTCGCGGGAGTTTGTGCAGGTAAATGGCCAGTACCTGTTCGCCATTGACGAGGATGGGTGCGTGGAGGCCGCCAATACAGCCGGTCGTTCACTCATGTGGAGCCATGGAAACGGCAGCGATACCAAGCTGACCAGCCTGTTTGAATGCGAGTTAAGGGACATCTGGAGCATCCCTTACGATCAGGATGATCAGGTCAGGGCGTTCAGGCACTGCATCAGTGGCAATACCTTTTTTGCAGCGTTGATCCAGCCTAGGATCAAGTCGACGGCTTCCGCATCTTCTGACGCCCTGCCCACTGATGAATCTGTGCCTGAGCTAGATGCGCTGGCAGCGGATGACCCCGTCATGAGGCGAACTCTTGGTCTTGCCAAACGACTGAGGAACAGAGATGTCGGGCTGCTGGTGCTGGGTGAGACCGGCACGGGCAAGGAAGTGCTTGCCCGGGCAATACACCAGTCCAGCCACCGCTCCCGACGGGCGTTTGTTGCCGTAAACTGCGCAGCCATTCCCGAGTCACTGATCGAGAGCGAGCTTTTCGGGTACGTGGCGGGCGCGTTTACCGGTGCGCGGGCCAGAGGAATGCGGGGAATGATCCAGCAGGCGGATGGTGGGACATTGTTCCTGGACGAAATCGGGGATATGCCCCTGCAGCTCCAGACCCGGCTGCTGCGGGTGCTGGCGGAAGGCGAAATTCTGCCAGTGGGCGCCGACAGTCCCGTGAAAGTGAACTGTCGCGTGATAGCCGCCACGCACCAGGACCTGGGCCAACTGATTGAACATGGTGCGTTCCGCGCTGACCTCTATTACCGGCTGAATGGGGCCACGCTGCGCTTGCCCTCTCTGGGAGAAAGGGCTGACCGACAGCATGTCATTAACCGGGTACTCACACACCTGATCGACCAGGGACAGCTGCCCGATGTTCGAATCCGGGCAGATGCGATGAGTGCGCTGCTTGCCTACGACTGGCCGGGTAACATTCGTCAGCTTGTTAATGCACTGGCGTTTGCAGAAGCTACCTGCGACGATGGACAGATCACGGCCAATGACCTACCAGACGAGTGCTTGAGAGATCCTGCGATCGCGGCAACGAGCGTTGAGCGGGATGTCGACCCCGACGAGAGCGATCCGTTATTGGCGGCACTAAAGAAATACCGCTGGAACGTCTCTGAGGTCGCACGTCGTTATGGAGTGTCACGCCCGACTATCTATCGCTGGATGCAGCAGCAGGCGATTGAGGCGCCGAGGTTCCAAAGCAAAATATAA